From the genome of Scytonema hofmannii PCC 7110, one region includes:
- a CDS encoding MHYT domain-containing protein, translating into MPVSYDLNLVILSVIIAILCAYTALDLTERITTAIGHTWIGWLIGGASSMGIGIWSMHFIGMLAFHVTVPIRYEETIVFVSVLPAILASGLALWITSRKTIQILSLLGASLLMGAGITTMHYTGMAAMRLPAIAHYDLRLVTLSAGIAIAVSLVALWLIRYLRQQKPVIWWQKIGASALMGCAVPIMHYVGMAAVCFSPLTSLSQEIPPTDTSWLASLTSVGAFSILS; encoded by the coding sequence ATGCCTGTTTCCTACGATCTAAACTTAGTCATTCTCTCCGTTATCATTGCTATTCTCTGTGCCTACACTGCTTTGGATCTCACAGAACGCATCACAACGGCTATTGGACACACCTGGATTGGTTGGTTAATTGGTGGTGCAAGTTCCATGGGAATTGGCATCTGGTCTATGCATTTTATTGGGATGTTGGCGTTTCATGTAACTGTGCCAATTCGTTATGAGGAAACGATTGTTTTCGTATCTGTTTTGCCTGCGATTTTGGCATCAGGGCTAGCCCTATGGATTACTAGCCGCAAAACAATACAGATTCTCAGCCTGTTAGGTGCAAGTCTGCTGATGGGGGCAGGTATTACCACAATGCACTATACAGGCATGGCAGCCATGAGACTACCCGCGATCGCTCATTACGATTTGCGCCTTGTCACCCTTTCTGCCGGGATTGCGATCGCTGTATCACTGGTTGCCCTATGGCTAATCCGTTACCTGCGTCAACAAAAACCTGTTATCTGGTGGCAGAAAATTGGTGCTTCAGCATTAATGGGTTGCGCTGTACCGATAATGCACTACGTCGGCATGGCAGCAGTTTGTTTTAGTCCATTGACATCATTGTCTCAGGAGATTCCTCCAACCGATACCAGTTGGTTGGCATCATTGACCAGTGTTGGAGCATTTTCTATTTTAAGCTGA